From Streptomyces sp. SAI-135:
GTACGGTGACCCTGCCTCTCGAAGGCGTCACCGGCACGGTCGAGATCAGGGTCGCCGCGTCAGCCGCGCAGGCGCTCGCCGTGAAGGGTCACAGCTTCACGGCGCCCGACGAGACGCCCTTGTAGAACCACCGCTGGGTGATCACGAACAGCACCAGCACCGGGATCACGGAGATCACCGAACCGGCCATGACCATCCGCTGGTCGTAGCCGAACGACGAGCTCTGGAGGCGGGAGAGCCCCAGCGTGAGCGTCATGTTGCTCTCGGAGCGCAGCACGATCAGCGGCCACAGGAAGTCGTCCCAGGCGCTGATGAAGGTGTTGATGACGACCACCATGATCGCACCCCACGCGGACGGCAGGTACAGGTACCGGAAGCGCTGCCACTCGTTCGCGCCGTCGAGCATCGCCGAGTCCTCGATCTCGCGCGGGACCGCGAGGAACGCGCCGCGCATGAGCAGGACGTTGATGGCGCCGACGAAGCCGGGCAGCCACACACCGGCGAGGCTGTCGACCAGGCCCAGGTCGCGGATGCTGATGAACAGCGACACCATGATCGACTCGAAGGGGAACATCATCGAGGCGACCAGCACCACCCAGACCGCCTTGCGGCCCTTCCAGGCGGGCTTGGAGAGCATGTAGCCGGCCGTCGTGGAGAAGACCAGCTGGCTGGTGATCGACAGGGCCACCACGATCAGGCTGTTCCTGATGTACGACCACACCGGCACCTGGTCGAAGACGGTGCGGTAGGCGCGCAGTGTCGGATGGTGCGGCAGCAGGGTGGCGTCCGCGCCGAAGACGTCCTCGCTCACCCCCTTCAGGGAGGCCAGCAGCTGCCACAGCAGGGGCCCCACGGTGAGACCGAGCACCAGGAGGAGGAGCAGATAGCGCACGACCAGCTCGCGCGGACGGCCGTAGTCCCGCCAACGCGGCAGCAGGCGACGGCCCTTGGTGCCGACGGCACTCGTCGTCATGACTCGTCCTCCTTGGTCAGACGCTGTGCCAGCAGGGTCAGCCCCAGCGTCAGCGCGAACAGGGCCACGCTCACGGCCGAGCCGTATCCCGCGTTGCCGGTGATCGGGTCCAGGCCGACGTCCCGGATGTAGAACGGCAGGGTGCGGTCGGCGCCGCCGGGGCCGCCGGTGGAGCTGCCGAGCATGTAGATCTCGGTGAAGACCCTCAGCGAGCCGATGCCGGTGAGGGTGCCGACGAGCATCATGGCCTGCCGGACTCCGGGGACCGTGATGTGCCAGAAGCGGCGCACGGCACCGGCGCCGTCCATCTGCGCGGCCTCGTGCAGCTCCTTGGGCACGTTCCCGAGGGCGGCGAGGTAGAAGACCATGTACCAGCCGAGGCCCTTCCACAGGGTCAGGCCCATCGCGGACAGCAGGATCAGCCAGGAGTCGGAGAGGAAGGGGATGGCCGACCTGATCAAGTGGGCCTTCTCCAGCCAGGTGTTGACCAGGCCGTCGTCGGCGAGCAGCCACTGCCAGCTCAGACCGACGACCACGCTGGAGGCGAGCACCGGGGTGTAGAAGGCGGAGCGGAAGAACCCGATGCCGGGCAGGTTCTTCTCCACCAGGACGGCCAGCATCAGGGGCAGCAGCACCATCAGCGGTACGACGATCACCGCGTACAGGACGCTGTTGCGGGTGGCGAGCCAGAAGTCGTCGTCCTGGAGCATCCGCGTGTAGTTGTCGAGCCCGACGAAACCCGCGGCGCCGCCCAGCGGCTTGGCGTCGGTGAACGACAGCAGGACCGTGTTGAGGAACGGGAACACCCCGAAGACCACCGCGCATCCGATCGCGGGCGCGGTCCACAGCCACGGCAGCCACCAACGGCGGTACATGGCGGCCCCGTTGGCCCCGGGAGCGGGACCGGGCAGTACGGCCCTGGCGAGCCGGCGGAGGCGGGACGGGGCCGGGCCCGGCGCGGAGGTCAGGGGCTCCA
This genomic window contains:
- a CDS encoding carbohydrate ABC transporter permease → MTTSAVGTKGRRLLPRWRDYGRPRELVVRYLLLLLVLGLTVGPLLWQLLASLKGVSEDVFGADATLLPHHPTLRAYRTVFDQVPVWSYIRNSLIVVALSITSQLVFSTTAGYMLSKPAWKGRKAVWVVLVASMMFPFESIMVSLFISIRDLGLVDSLAGVWLPGFVGAINVLLMRGAFLAVPREIEDSAMLDGANEWQRFRYLYLPSAWGAIMVVVINTFISAWDDFLWPLIVLRSESNMTLTLGLSRLQSSSFGYDQRMVMAGSVISVIPVLVLFVITQRWFYKGVSSGAVKL
- a CDS encoding sugar ABC transporter permease; translated protein: MTAQITQPVSGVEPLTSAPGPAPSRLRRLARAVLPGPAPGANGAAMYRRWWLPWLWTAPAIGCAVVFGVFPFLNTVLLSFTDAKPLGGAAGFVGLDNYTRMLQDDDFWLATRNSVLYAVIVVPLMVLLPLMLAVLVEKNLPGIGFFRSAFYTPVLASSVVVGLSWQWLLADDGLVNTWLEKAHLIRSAIPFLSDSWLILLSAMGLTLWKGLGWYMVFYLAALGNVPKELHEAAQMDGAGAVRRFWHITVPGVRQAMMLVGTLTGIGSLRVFTEIYMLGSSTGGPGGADRTLPFYIRDVGLDPITGNAGYGSAVSVALFALTLGLTLLAQRLTKEDES